The DNA segment GCCGGAATGCTGGATCACGGGCGCGGTGAGCTGGTGCTGGCTGCTCTGGCCGACTGCGAACACCCGTGGGCCTGCCCCCACGGACGCCCCACCACCCTGCGCCTCTCGGAGCGCGATCTGGCGCACGCCTTCGGGCGGCGGGGAGTGCGGGACGTGGCACGGGGACGGGACGCCGAGAAGAAAGTGGTGCCGAAAGAAACCCAGCGGAATTGAGCAAAAAAGAAGGGGCGCAGTGAAAATTCACGCGCCCCTTCTCCCTCTAACATGCCCTTAAAGTGGCTGTGTCAGCCGCCGGGCCGCCCCGATATACATCCGTGTGCCGTGGTCCAGCGCGCGTTCGTCGATGTCGAATCTGGGGTGGTGGTGCGGGGCATAATCCGGGCCGCCCGCGCCGATCAGCACGAAGGTTCCGGGGGCCACCGTCATGTAGGCGCTGAAATCCTCGCTGCCCATCAATGGCTGGCCCTCGGTGACCGTCACCGTGTCGCCAAACGTTTCCTGGGCCACCTCGCGCAGAATCGCGGTGGTGGCCGCGTCGTTGATGGTGGCGCGGTAGCCGTTCTGATAGCTGAAGGTGTAGGTGGCCCCGAACGCCTCGGTGATGCCCTGCACGATCTTTTCCATGCGCTGTGGCATCAGCTTTCGCAGTTCGGGGTCAAAGGTCCGCACCGTGCCGTTCAGCGTGGCCGTGTCGGGAATGATGTTGTGGGCGGTGCCAGAGTGAATCTGGGTGACGCTCAGGACGGCGGGCACAATCGGATCGAGCTGGCGCGAGATCACGCTCTGAAAGGCCAGCACGATCTGCGCGGCGATCACCACCGGGTCCACCGTCTGGTGCGGCTGCGCGCCGTGGCCCCCTTTGCCCTGAATCACGATGTCGAAGCCGTCCGGCGAGGCCATCAGCGGCCCCTCGCGCAGCATGATCACCCCGGCAGGAATGGGACTCATGACGTGTTCGCCCATCACCACGTCCACCCCCGCCAGCGCGCCGCTGTCCACGATCTGCTGTGCGCCGCCTGGGAAATGTTCCTCGGCGTGCTGGAAGATGAACCGCACTTCGCCGCAGAGCTTCTCTGGCTGCCCCGACAGCACCTTGGCTGCGCCCAGCAGCATGGCCGTGTGCGCGTCATGGCCGCAGGCGTGCATGACGCCCTCGCGCTTGCTGGCAAACGGCAGCCCGGTTTCCTCGGTGATGGGCAGCGCGTCCATGTCGGCCCGCAGCAGGACCGTGCGCCCCGGCCCCGCCCCACCTTTCAGCGTCGCCAGCACGCTGGTGGGCGTGGGCCGCGTGACCGTCAGGTTGGGGAGTTTACTGAGCTGGCCTTCCACGAAATCGGCGGTCTCGTTCTCGTGAAACGACAGTTCCGGGTTCTCGTGCAGGTAGCGACGCCACTGGATCACCTGCTGCTGCAATGCGTAATCCTCGATGCTGGCCTGTGTGGGCTGACGGATGCTCTGGGTCATGGAAAACCTCGTGGGGTGACTCTGAGAGGCGAAGGGGTGACGTGAAAGACCATTCGCGTCACCCCACAGAACTTTAGGTGGCAGAGCTTTTTAGCGGTTTGACGGTTAGACCGTTTGACCCCTCACTTCTTGCCGTCAATCGTGATGTCCTCGAAGGGCAGCAGGCTGGACGGTCCCGGCTGCCAGCCCTTGACGTAGGTGCGGATGGCCGCCAGTGGGCGTGAATGCACGATGGGCAACCGGACGTTGGCGTCGTAGGTGATCTGGTGAATCTGGGCATAGGCCTTGGCCTGGGCTGCGCGGGTGCTGGCGGCGGCGGCAATGCGGAGCTGATCAAAGATCTTCTGGCTGCCGTAATTGTTGTCCGCCGTGGCTTCCTCGCCGTAGTAGGTGTTGTAGAAGTTATACGGGCTGGCATATGGCCCCGTCCAGCCGATCATGTACATGTCAAAACCGGGGGCCTTGTTGCGGTCATCCAGGTACTTGGCCCAGTCCTCGGTCTTCAGGGTGGCCCTGATGCCAATGGCGGCCAGATCGGCGGCCATTGCCTCGGCAATCGGCTTGGGCGTGGGGAAGTAGGGGCGGGACACCGGCATATACCACAGGTCCAGGGTGAAGCCGTTCGGGTAGCCCGCGTCGGCCAGCAGTTTCTTGGCGGCTGCCGGGTCAAATTTGTAATCGGCGGGAACGGACGGGCTGTTGGCCCACTTCAGTGCCGGGGGCAGGAAGTTGGCATCGGTCACGCCCAAATCGCCCCAGAACGCATCCACGATGGCCTTTTTGTTGATCGCCATGCTGATCGCCTGCCGCACCTTGTCGTTTTTCAGGTACTTGTTGCCCAGGTTCAGGCTCAGCATGCCCACGTTGAACGACGGCACCAGCACCGCTGCCAGGTTCTTGTCGGCCTTGATCGAGCTGAGTTGTTCGGGGTTCAGATCGGTGGTGAAGTCAATCGTTCCGGCCTTGAGTTCGTTCAGGCGGGTGCTGGGGTCTTTCAGGAAACGCAGCACCAGCGCGTCGTATTTGGCCTTGTTTCCCCAGTACGCCTTGTTTGGGATCAAGTTGATGCGGTCTCCGGTCTTCCACTCCTGCATGATGAACGGCCCAGTCCCCACCGGCAGCGCGGCGGGCGTGCCGTATTTGGTCCCGGCCTTCTTGATGGCCGCCGGGCTGGCAATGCCAAAGAAGCTGGTTGCCATCGTTTCGGGAAGCTGCGCATAGCCGCGCGTCATGGTGAAGATCACCTTGCTCTGTCCATCTGCCCGCACGCTTTTCAGGATGGTCCCGGCGTCGCCTTTAAAGCCGCCGAAGATGAACTGCCAGGAGGTAAAGGACTTGCCCAGTTCCTTTGCGCCGCCGGGGGCTGCCGGGTCCCACCAGCGGTTGACGTTGTACACCACCGCGTCGGCATTGAAGGGCGTGCCGTCGGTGAACTTGACTCCGGGCCGCAGGTAAAAGGTCCACTCGGTGGAATCGGCATTGGTGGTCCACTTGAGGGCCAGACTGGGCGAGATGTCGCTGGTGCCGTTCTTGAAGCGCACCAGGCCGTCGTAGACCATCATCTGTGGGGTGGCCGAGTTGCCGTCGGTGATGGTGCCGGAATCCAGCGAGACGGGTTCGCCGCCCGCGCCGTAGACCAGGGTGGCCGCGCTTGCCGAGGTGCCGTAAGACGCTGCGCCCAGCAGGGCCAGGGAAAGAAAAAGGGTACGCCGCATAGAAGCCTCCTGAAGCTGGAAAAAAGGGAAAGGCGTGATCGGGGCCGGGCTGGATTGTCGAAGCTGCTGTGAGGCTAGGGACTGCGGAGGACAAAGTCAAACCCGTTGCCCAGACCGCGTGTCTGCCCCGGCCTTGCCGGGGTGCTGTCAGACGCTTCTTGCTACGCTGTGGACCGGAGACTCCTGCATGCCCATTAAATTCGGAACGGACGGCTGGCGCGACATCATCGCCGATGAATTCACCTACGACAACGTGCGGCATGTGGCGCGTGCCCATGCCCAGGTTCTCAGTCAGGCAGGCGGCAGTTCGGTGGTTGTGGGCTTCGACACCCGTTTTCAGGGCGCGAATTTTGCCCGCGTGGTGGCCGAAACGATGGCCGAACAGGGGCTGGACGTGTGGCTGGCTGCCGAGTATCTGCCCACCCCAGCCCTGTCCTTTGCCGTCGTCCATCACGTTGCGGCAGGGGGTGTGATGGTCACGGCCAGCCACAACCCGCCTGCCTACAGCGGCTACAAGCTCAAGGGCAGCTACGGCGGCAGCGCCACCCCGAGCATCGTGGCCCAGGTGGAGGCCGCCCTGAACGCGCCCGAAGCCTACAGCGGCCCGCGCGGCACGGTGCGTCCCCTGGAGATCCGGCAGGCGTATTACGAGCAACTGGACCGGCAACTCGATCTGGACGTGCTGCGCGCCTACCGGGGCCGCGTCATTCACGATCCGATGGGCGGCGCGGCCTGTGGCTGGCTGACCGGGTACGCCGAACACGCCGGATTGCAGCTCGATCTGACGGAACTACACGGACGCCCCGATCCGCTGTTTCACGGCGTCAACCCGGAACCCGTGCCGCAGAGTCTGGGCGAGTTGATGGGCTTGCTGGCCGAAGAATCCGGGCCGACGCTGGGCGTGGTGACCGATGGCGACGCGGACCGGGTGGGTGCGGTCACAGCGGGGGGGCACTTCTTCAACAGCCATCAAATCTTCGCCGTGCTGACCGCGCATCTGTACCGTGTACGCGGTCTGCGCGGGCGTGTGGTCAAAACGGTGTCGGGCAGCCGCGTGATCGAGTTGCTGGCGCAGAAGCTGGGGCTGGAAGTGCTGGAAACCCCGGTGGGTTTCAAGTACATCACCGACGCTTTTCTGGAGGGGCAGGACGACGAATCGAAAGCCGTGCTGATCGGCGGCGAGGAATCCGGCGGCCTGTCCTCACGCGGGCACATCCCGGAGCGCGACGGCCTGCTGAACAGCCTGCTGATGATCGAGGCGATGGCGGCGAGTGGTAAAAGTCTGCACCAATTGTTTGCCGATATTGAGAAGGAAGTGGGCTTCCGGCATCACTATGACCGCGCCGATCTGCACCTGAGTGACCAGTTCGATAAGGCCGCGCTGCTGGCCGCTGCCCAGAACTTTAAGGAAGTGGCGGGCCATGCCGTGGAGGGCGTCAACACACGCGACGGCGTGAAGCTGACGCTGGCGGGCGGAGACTCGGCCATGTTCCGCGCTTCCGGCACCGAGCCGGTGGTGCGCGTTTATGTTGAGGCCCAGAGCGAGGCCGATCTGCGCGCCATTCTGGATGAGGCCACCCGGCGCGTGTACGGGTACGATCCGGGACATCAATCTGGCTGAACTTTCAGTCTGGCAGGCTGGACCGCAGCATCTGAAAGTTGCCGGAAAGCTGATATGTGCCCACAGCGGCGGGCAGCAGCAGCGACTCGAACTGGCCCAGTCGCCGGGTTTCTCCCCCGGCCTCCACCTGCGCCTCGCCCACAGTGACGGTCAGAACGTGGAAAGTCTGCCCGGCAGTATCGCCCGTCAGCTTGCTTCCTTTGCTGTTCAGCCGCTCCAGCAAGAAGTAGCCGCAGCGGGTCAGCTCCTGAACGGCGTCCCCGGCGGGGGGGAGGGCAGCGGCGGGCGCGGGCCAGGGGCGGGACACTTCCGCGCTCTTTTCGAGGTGCAGGGTGCGGCCAGCGGCGGCGGGCCGGTCCCAGTCGTAGATGCGGTAGGTCAGGTCGCTGGTCTGCTGGACCTCGTACAGAAAGACCCCTGGCCCCAGCGCATGCACGGTTCCGGCGGGAATCATGAAGGTGTTCCCGGCCTGAACGGGGGTGTAGGCGACGTGGTCCATGACCTTCCCGTCCAGAATCGCCTCACTCAAGTCGTCCTGAGTTGTATCTGGCTTGATGCCCGCGATGATCTGCGCGCCCGTGTCTGCCTCCAGCACCTGCCACGCCTCGGTTTTGCCCAAGTGGCCCTCGCCTTCCAGCATGCGGGCCTGTGCGTCATCGGGGTGGACCTGCACGCTCAGCCAGTCGGCGCAGTCCAGCAATTTGATCAGCAGCGGAAAGCGGGTGCTGGAAGCGCGCGTGCCCAGCAACTCTGCCGGAAACTGCTTCGTCAGTTCGGCTAGCGTCTGCCCGGCGTGGGGGCCGCCCGACACATGGTTGTCCTCGCCGATCACCCACGCCTCGCCAATGGGCTTGCTGTGGTCGCCGCCTTCCGGGATCAGCCGGGTGCCGCCCCACACGCGTTCAACCAGTTTGGATTCCAGCGGCAGGGGAGATGAGAGGGTGTGGGGCATGCCCACATCATAGAAGAGGGGCAGACCGTGATCTGGTCTGCCCCTCTTCTGATGTTGCCCAACTTACATGTGCAGCGCGCGTCCGCCTGCCGCCAGCGCCGCTTCTTTGACCACTTCGCTGAGGGTGGGGTGTGCGTGGATGGTGCGGGCCAGGTCCTCGGAGGAGCCGCCGAATTCCATGATCGCCACGGTTTCGCCAATCAGTTCCGACACGTTAGGGCCTACCATGTGGACGCCCAGCAGCTTGTCGGTGTCGGCGTCGGCCACCACTTTGACAAATCCGCGCGGATCGCCGTGGCCCAGCGCGCGTCCGTTGGCGCTGAAGGGGAACTGTCCGGTCTTGACGTTGTGGCCCGCGCCTTTTGCGGCTTTCTCGGTCAGGCCCGCCCAGGCGATTTCGGGCGAGGTATAGATCACCCAGGGAATCACGTCGTAATTGACGTGTCCGGCCTGACCCGCCAGTTGCTCGGCCAGCGCCACGCCCTCTTCCTCGGCCTTGTGGGCCAGCATCGCGCCGCCGATCACGTCACCGATGGCGTAGATACCCTTCAGGTTGGTGCGATAATGGCTGTCCACCTTGACGTAGCCGCGCTCGTCCAGCCCCAGCCCCACGGCGTCCGCGCCCAGGCCCGAGGTGTGTGGCACGCGCCCAATGGACACGATCAACTTGTCGAACTGCGCCGTGACTTCCTGCTCTTTTTCGGTGTAGGTCACGCTGACGCCCATATCAGACTGCTCCACTTTGGTGATGTTGACGCTGAAGTGGAAGTCCAGCCCCTGCTTCTTGAACTGTTTGAGGGATTCCTTGGCAACCGCATCATCGGCGGCCAGCAGGAAACCGGGCAGGGCTTCCAGAATGGTGACCTCCGCGCCCAAGCGACGCCACACGCTGCCCAGCTCCACGCCGATGACGCCCGCGCCGATCACGCCCAGTTTCTGGGGAACCTCGGTAAAGGCCAGCGCGCCGCTGTTCTCCACCACATGCCCGCCAAAGGGAGCCAGCGGCAGTTCGCGGGGGCTGCTGCCCGTCGCCACGATCACGTTCTTGGCCTTGACCTCGGTTCCGGCGGCGTCCACGATCCACTCGTCGCCGT comes from the Deinococcus sp. AJ005 genome and includes:
- a CDS encoding M20 family metallopeptidase: MTQSIRQPTQASIEDYALQQQVIQWRRYLHENPELSFHENETADFVEGQLSKLPNLTVTRPTPTSVLATLKGGAGPGRTVLLRADMDALPITEETGLPFASKREGVMHACGHDAHTAMLLGAAKVLSGQPEKLCGEVRFIFQHAEEHFPGGAQQIVDSGALAGVDVVMGEHVMSPIPAGVIMLREGPLMASPDGFDIVIQGKGGHGAQPHQTVDPVVIAAQIVLAFQSVISRQLDPIVPAVLSVTQIHSGTAHNIIPDTATLNGTVRTFDPELRKLMPQRMEKIVQGITEAFGATYTFSYQNGYRATINDAATTAILREVAQETFGDTVTVTEGQPLMGSEDFSAYMTVAPGTFVLIGAGGPDYAPHHHPRFDIDERALDHGTRMYIGAARRLTQPL
- a CDS encoding ABC transporter substrate-binding protein, encoding MRRTLFLSLALLGAASYGTSASAATLVYGAGGEPVSLDSGTITDGNSATPQMMVYDGLVRFKNGTSDISPSLALKWTTNADSTEWTFYLRPGVKFTDGTPFNADAVVYNVNRWWDPAAPGGAKELGKSFTSWQFIFGGFKGDAGTILKSVRADGQSKVIFTMTRGYAQLPETMATSFFGIASPAAIKKAGTKYGTPAALPVGTGPFIMQEWKTGDRINLIPNKAYWGNKAKYDALVLRFLKDPSTRLNELKAGTIDFTTDLNPEQLSSIKADKNLAAVLVPSFNVGMLSLNLGNKYLKNDKVRQAISMAINKKAIVDAFWGDLGVTDANFLPPALKWANSPSVPADYKFDPAAAKKLLADAGYPNGFTLDLWYMPVSRPYFPTPKPIAEAMAADLAAIGIRATLKTEDWAKYLDDRNKAPGFDMYMIGWTGPYASPYNFYNTYYGEEATADNNYGSQKIFDQLRIAAAASTRAAQAKAYAQIHQITYDANVRLPIVHSRPLAAIRTYVKGWQPGPSSLLPFEDITIDGKK
- a CDS encoding phosphoglucomutase/phosphomannomutase family protein codes for the protein MPIKFGTDGWRDIIADEFTYDNVRHVARAHAQVLSQAGGSSVVVGFDTRFQGANFARVVAETMAEQGLDVWLAAEYLPTPALSFAVVHHVAAGGVMVTASHNPPAYSGYKLKGSYGGSATPSIVAQVEAALNAPEAYSGPRGTVRPLEIRQAYYEQLDRQLDLDVLRAYRGRVIHDPMGGAACGWLTGYAEHAGLQLDLTELHGRPDPLFHGVNPEPVPQSLGELMGLLAEESGPTLGVVTDGDADRVGAVTAGGHFFNSHQIFAVLTAHLYRVRGLRGRVVKTVSGSRVIELLAQKLGLEVLETPVGFKYITDAFLEGQDDESKAVLIGGEESGGLSSRGHIPERDGLLNSLLMIEAMAASGKSLHQLFADIEKEVGFRHHYDRADLHLSDQFDKAALLAAAQNFKEVAGHAVEGVNTRDGVKLTLAGGDSAMFRASGTEPVVRVYVEAQSEADLRAILDEATRRVYGYDPGHQSG
- a CDS encoding type I phosphomannose isomerase catalytic subunit, with the protein product MPHTLSSPLPLESKLVERVWGGTRLIPEGGDHSKPIGEAWVIGEDNHVSGGPHAGQTLAELTKQFPAELLGTRASSTRFPLLIKLLDCADWLSVQVHPDDAQARMLEGEGHLGKTEAWQVLEADTGAQIIAGIKPDTTQDDLSEAILDGKVMDHVAYTPVQAGNTFMIPAGTVHALGPGVFLYEVQQTSDLTYRIYDWDRPAAAGRTLHLEKSAEVSRPWPAPAAALPPAGDAVQELTRCGYFLLERLNSKGSKLTGDTAGQTFHVLTVTVGEAQVEAGGETRRLGQFESLLLPAAVGTYQLSGNFQMLRSSLPD
- the lpdA gene encoding dihydrolipoyl dehydrogenase, which gives rise to MDSYDVLVIGGGPAGYVAAIRAAQLGFKTACVDDFTRDGKPSLGGTCLNVGCIPSKAMLDSSEKFEMIAHDVADHGIMVDGLKMDLGKMLSRKTGVVDKLTGGIAYLFKKNKITSISGLGKLVRPDGDEWIVDAAGTEVKAKNVIVATGSSPRELPLAPFGGHVVENSGALAFTEVPQKLGVIGAGVIGVELGSVWRRLGAEVTILEALPGFLLAADDAVAKESLKQFKKQGLDFHFSVNITKVEQSDMGVSVTYTEKEQEVTAQFDKLIVSIGRVPHTSGLGADAVGLGLDERGYVKVDSHYRTNLKGIYAIGDVIGGAMLAHKAEEEGVALAEQLAGQAGHVNYDVIPWVIYTSPEIAWAGLTEKAAKGAGHNVKTGQFPFSANGRALGHGDPRGFVKVVADADTDKLLGVHMVGPNVSELIGETVAIMEFGGSSEDLARTIHAHPTLSEVVKEAALAAGGRALHM